TTTTTCGTTAGGCTTAAGAAAAAAATTCCTAACAGGTATTACACTGTCTTTAGAATTCGATACTGAGTATTCGTAACTGTACCCATCATCAATATTTTGAGCCTTGCTAGTTACTTCAATATCAAAACTGTTATGTGAGTATGGACAAGTATCGGCCCAACTCGAGAGCGCTATGCAATTGAATAGAATGATCGCGAGATATTTCATAAATTTCTCCTAGCATAATGTCTTTTTGTCCGTCGCCGTTTATCGCTGCCTCGCCAAAGGCAGCGATCAGACCGGCCAATTAAAATTAGAATGCAAATTGATATTTGATTGAAGAAAAAACATCAAATGACACGATAAACTAATAACTGTTTTAAGTATAGATCTGATCGCTCTAGAGCGATTTTTTGTATATTGAAAAAGAAAAAGGGGAAAGGCTTTAAGTCCTTTCCCCTTTTTCTTTTCTAACTTTTTATTTCATTAGCGAGCTGTTTGCTCAATCCAAGTTGTGGCTTCGTTTACTTTTGCGTAAACGCCTGGTTGGCCTGCGCGAGCGCAGCCGTTACCCCAGCTTACAACGCCGATCAAAAGATTCTGACCGTTGACTGTTTTTGCAACAAGCGGTCCACCGCTGTCACCTTGGCAAGAGTCTTTGCCACCTTGTGCGTAGCCAGCACAAAGCATGCGGTCTGTGATTGTGTTCTTATAACTTTGATTGCACGAATCGTGAGAAATCAACGGCACATCTACTTTTTGCAAACGGCTTGGCAATGAGTAAGAGTTTTCATTCGTCACTCCCCAACCCGCCACTGTCGCCATGATCTGATCGCCAGAATCAGGGATTGCGATTTCAGTCGTGTTGATTTCAATAGGTTCGTACTGAGAATCTTTTGAAAGCTCAATCAATGCGAAATCGAAGTCCGCGCTGTTGTCATCGTATTGTGGATGAACGATCACGCGCTTAGGACGGATCGTTTCTGCCTTAGAAGCATTTCTTTGATCGTGCAAACCAATCACGACATTTTTAATTGTCGAACCTTTTGCACAGTGAGCTGCTGTCAAAACCCAGTTCTTCTTAATAAGTGAGGCTCCACAGAAGTGACCGCCGTAGGAACCATGCAAAGACACGATGAACGGAAATTCACCCGGAGTGGCTTCTACGCCGCCTACGATTTTTGTGTGAAAATCGCCGCTTGGTTTTGCAAAAGATGTTGCCGACAAACAAATAAGACCGACCATCAAAAGATGATTCATTAGCTTCATAAACGTTCCCCCTCGAAACTTTTAGAAAGTGCCTTTGTCAATTTCACTCCAGGTATGTGTGACTCGACAAAGGAAAGAAGAGGAACTCGACGTTGGTCGACCTCGAAACCGCGCCGCAGGAATATAATTTATCTAGAATTTCAATTACTTAGGTGCGGTTTTGCAATTCTTCTACTGTACATCACTTGGTACTTTACATTACACAGTACCTAGCATAATTTAGTACCGAAAGGTTCAACGGTATGAATGCGCAATTTAAAAAAGGAGTCCTAGAACTGTGTGTGCTCACGATGATTGGGCGCAAGGACTACTACGGCTACGAGCTGGTCGAAGAAATTTCTAAAATTTTGGAAATTTCTGAGGGCACTCTTTACCCGATTCTTCGTCGTTTGACGGAAGAAAAATATTTCGAGACCTATTTGCAAGAATCTTCGGAAGGCCCTCCCCGCAAATACTATCGAATTACGAAACTGGGAAAAGAGTTTCAAAAAGATCAGTTCAAGCAATGGATGGAATTTAATAATCAAATCGAAACGCTTATTGGCAGGGAAATCACATGAATAAACAAGAGTTCTTAAAAACACTGCAGGAAGAACTTGAACGTCATCAGGTTCCAAATGTGCAGGACATTCTTTCTGACTATGAAGAACATTTCAATCACGGTTTGAGCAAAAGAAAAACCGAAGAAGAAATTTCTGAAAGCTTGGGATTTCCTCCGACCATCGCAAAGGCTCATAAAACAGAAAGCCTTATCAGCGAAATCAAAAATCCTGAAAAAGGATTTCAATGGAGTTTGGCTTTCAATGTGATCGGTCGCCTTTTGGTGATCGCGCCGTTTAATTTTATTGTTTTATTTATTCCGGGAGTTGTTGTGCTGTCCCTCCTTGCATCCGGTTGGGCAGTGGCATTGGCTATTGGCGCTGTAAGCTTAGCCCTTCTCTCGCTGCTACCCACGCTCGGCACCCTTTCCGCCAATGCGTGGGCGTGGGTGGCAGGCATTTCTTCCAGCATGGGGCTTTTTGGCATGGCCGCTTTGGGTTGCATGGTGATGTTCCTTATCACCAAGTACATCATCATGGCCTTGATCAATTACCTTCAGTGGAATCTTAAATTCGTTTTACAAAAGTAGGAGTATACAATGAATCTCTTTACGAAATTTTTCATCGCGTTCTCTGTATGGACCGTGGCCTTTTTAAGTCTCGCGACCTACGCCGGAGGAAAAGCCTTTGAAACGGATCCTCACCTGGTTTCTAAGCTTGAAGATAAAATGAATGTTTCAATTCGAGTGGGTGGAGTTTCAAAAAGATTTCACAGCGATTCAGAAATGGTTAACACGCAAGACACTTGGAACTTCGCCCCTCCCGCAGAAAAAATGAAGATCAAGTTGTTTACCGGAAATGTCTCCATCAAAAAATCCAGCGGAAGTGAAATAAAAATCACCGCAACCGGAGATATAGATAAGAGCCGAGCTCCCCGCCTTCTTGAAGCAGAAACCACAGGAAATGAACTCAAGATCAGTGAACCTGAAGGAGACGTCGTTAAAAAACTCGACGTGCATATCGAGGTTCCTGCTTCATTTGCTCAGGAGCTTGACGTCGTTACTGTCAGTGGAAATGTGACAGTGGAAAATTTAAATGTGGACGAGTTGGAACTTAAAACTGTTTCTGGCGACATCGCTTTAAATCAAGTCTCTGCTAACAAAATAGAGATGAAATCTGTATCCGGAAATCTGAATGCCGAAGGCGCATCCATTAAGAAAATTGAAGGCAAATCCGTGAGCGGCAACTTGGCTTTTGCAAATTCGCTTCCCGCGGACATTGACCTGACTTCTGTTTCCGGCGACGTCAAAATGAAACTCGTTAAAAACGATAAAACGCAATTTGCTTTAAAATCTGTTTCTGGTGATATTAAAAACGCTCACGGCAGCAACAAAAACGGGAATTACAACGTTAAAGTGTCTACCACAAGCGGTGATATTGAGATTGAATAATAAAGGCCGAGGAGGCTTCCCATGCTAAGAATATTTGTCTTTATGACCGTCGTATTATTGGCTGCTGCCTATGCAGGCGCTGAGTCTCAAGTGGGTTTTGTTGATATTCCCAAGGCGGTTCAAGCGACTTCTGCTGGGAAAAAGGCGAAAGCAGAACTGGAAGTTCAGTTTAACAAAAAGAAAAAAGAACTGGATCAAAAGGAAGCTCAAATCAAAAAACTTCGCGAAGATTTGGATAAGAAAAAATCCGTTCTTTCAGCAGCAGCACTAAAGGAAAAGCAGACGGAAATTCAGAATGAAATGCTGAAATTCCGCGAAGACCTTGGACAAAGTCAGGCGGATATCCAAAAAAAGAATGACGATCTGACAAAACCCGTGATGGAGAAATTGCAGCGAGTGATCGCCAAAGTTTCCAAGGACAAGGGGTTTTCCATCGTCTTCCAAGGCACTCCTGATATTTTGTATGCAAATCCTGCCGTCGATCTCACTGACGATGTCGTTAAAGAATTTGAAAAAGAAAAATAGTCCTTCGAAAAAGACTTCCATGGGAAAAAGGTACCTGGTACCTTTTTCCTATGACAAAGTGGATCTTAAGTCTTGTAGTTTTACTCACGGTTAGTTTTGTCTCCTATAAAGCTGGGCAACGTTCCGTTCCTGCCGCACAAAATGCCGAACAAATCGAAGAAAAAATTAAAGAAAATCTAGTGGAGCTGACTCGCCAGGATTTTGAAGAATATCAAAATTTAAAATCCTTGGAAGATCGTTATAAAAAAGCCGATGAGATCTTGGGAAAAATCGTCACTGTTTTCTTGGCTGATCTCGGTTTAAAGCTTGGATACAAACCGACCAATCCAGCACTTTTAGATGCCGCTTGTTCTATTGCTACTCCCACAGTAACTCCTGTTCCGGCGACTGAGCCGACACCACAAATGATGTCGCAAGAAACTCCGCAACCAACACCGACTCCCACCTCTAAGGCAAGTTGGACTCGCAGTGAATACAAAGTACGCCAAGCTCGTGATGAGGCGGAAGCTCTTGAAGAAGCACGCAAGCTTGAGATTCCGGATTTCTTTGACGCCATTAAAGGTTCTGGGGCCATCAGCAATCAAGAAGCGCAAGCCGTCAGCGGTCACTTCCAAGGTGAGATTACTTTTTTTGATCGCAAGACTCACAAGAGTGACTGGTTTATTGAATGGGAAATTCCCTACAATAAAAACTCCAAAGACGACACTTTCATCACATTAACCGACAAAAGAAACGGCAAAACATTTAGTCGCACGCGCACTGGCAGCAGCAAATCAATGCTTTCCGGAAATTTCTCAAGTCCTGCAGGCAGCAAGGCTGTGATCGTCAATGTGTACGGTGATGATGGATACATCCAGATTTATCCTCGTGACAATCGAGGTGCGGCTTGGGTTGGTAACTACTACGAAAAAGAAAAACTAGGCCAATACAAAATGGTGGGCCAAGTCACCTTAAATAGAACTGAGTAAGCAGGGAAAAAGGTAACTGGTACCTTTTATTCTACTTTGACGGTCTTTTCTTCGTTGGAGTTTTTCAAACGCTGTGAAAGTGTTTTTACCAAAGCTTTCGACCATGCGGGTTTTGAAAATAGTACGACATCAAAATAGCTGCTGGGAATTTCGATCAGTTCGCAATCGGTGACACTCATAACGAAAGCCGACCTGGCTTCGCCGTTGATATAGGACATTTCTCCGACAAATTCACCGGCCTGAATATGGCCCAAAAGAACTTCTTGTCCCTGTTCTTCACGATAAGCTTTGAGTTTTCCTGACTTCACTAAATAAATGAAATCACCTTTGTCACCCTGACGAATCAAAACCTCATTCGCTGCTAAGAAACGTAAATGATAGTGAGAGTTTTCAACGTACGAAATCCAATTCAATGCTCTGGTGAAGGCCTTAACGAGCGCCCCTTCTTTTAAAGGCCTCTCTAAAAACTGCACTTGGCCTGTCACGACTTGATCCACGAAGCGTTCAGGCTCGAAAGGTTCTGTCGAAAGAATAACAGCAATACGTTCCTTGCGATGAAGAATCTTTTCTGTCAGATCAAA
This region of Bdellovibrio sp. BCCA genomic DNA includes:
- a CDS encoding S1 family serine peptidase, producing the protein MKLMNHLLMVGLICLSATSFAKPSGDFHTKIVGGVEATPGEFPFIVSLHGSYGGHFCGASLIKKNWVLTAAHCAKGSTIKNVVIGLHDQRNASKAETIRPKRVIVHPQYDDNSADFDFALIELSKDSQYEPIEINTTEIAIPDSGDQIMATVAGWGVTNENSYSLPSRLQKVDVPLISHDSCNQSYKNTITDRMLCAGYAQGGKDSCQGDSGGPLVAKTVNGQNLLIGVVSWGNGCARAGQPGVYAKVNEATTWIEQTAR
- a CDS encoding PadR family transcriptional regulator translates to MNAQFKKGVLELCVLTMIGRKDYYGYELVEEISKILEISEGTLYPILRRLTEEKYFETYLQESSEGPPRKYYRITKLGKEFQKDQFKQWMEFNNQIETLIGREIT
- a CDS encoding DUF1700 domain-containing protein, translated to MNKQEFLKTLQEELERHQVPNVQDILSDYEEHFNHGLSKRKTEEEISESLGFPPTIAKAHKTESLISEIKNPEKGFQWSLAFNVIGRLLVIAPFNFIVLFIPGVVVLSLLASGWAVALAIGAVSLALLSLLPTLGTLSANAWAWVAGISSSMGLFGMAALGCMVMFLITKYIIMALINYLQWNLKFVLQK
- a CDS encoding DUF4097 family beta strand repeat-containing protein produces the protein MNLFTKFFIAFSVWTVAFLSLATYAGGKAFETDPHLVSKLEDKMNVSIRVGGVSKRFHSDSEMVNTQDTWNFAPPAEKMKIKLFTGNVSIKKSSGSEIKITATGDIDKSRAPRLLEAETTGNELKISEPEGDVVKKLDVHIEVPASFAQELDVVTVSGNVTVENLNVDELELKTVSGDIALNQVSANKIEMKSVSGNLNAEGASIKKIEGKSVSGNLAFANSLPADIDLTSVSGDVKMKLVKNDKTQFALKSVSGDIKNAHGSNKNGNYNVKVSTTSGDIEIE
- a CDS encoding OmpH family outer membrane protein; the encoded protein is MLRIFVFMTVVLLAAAYAGAESQVGFVDIPKAVQATSAGKKAKAELEVQFNKKKKELDQKEAQIKKLREDLDKKKSVLSAAALKEKQTEIQNEMLKFREDLGQSQADIQKKNDDLTKPVMEKLQRVIAKVSKDKGFSIVFQGTPDILYANPAVDLTDDVVKEFEKEK
- a CDS encoding cyclic nucleotide-binding domain-containing protein encodes the protein MSDLENKKVFLIASSTPKEIEALENLIKNHFQNATIFTATDGIEALFKSENVTPHVVFLDTNLQKLSAFDLTEKILHRKERIAVILSTEPFEPERFVDQVVTGQVQFLERPLKEGALVKAFTRALNWISYVENSHYHLRFLAANEVLIRQGDKGDFIYLVKSGKLKAYREEQGQEVLLGHIQAGEFVGEMSYINGEARSAFVMSVTDCELIEIPSSYFDVVLFSKPAWSKALVKTLSQRLKNSNEEKTVKVE